One stretch of Harmonia axyridis chromosome 1, icHarAxyr1.1, whole genome shotgun sequence DNA includes these proteins:
- the LOC123671210 gene encoding uncharacterized protein LOC123671210 — MDYWRRAAGRFRLERARNERIRETMGVKQTIVEEVRVKQLKWYGHVQRMTPKRLPKQLLDWVPAGKKGRGRPRKSWREGIYEEMQERGLEKNEWIDRAEWRLGIARRRSTL; from the coding sequence ATGGACTACTGGAGACGAGCGGCGGGAAGATTTAGGCTGGAAAGAGCCAGAAACGAGAGAATCCGAGAAACTATGGGTGTAAAACAAACTATAGTGGAAGAAGTGAGAGTGAAGCAGCTGAAATGGTATGGGCACGTCCAAAGAATGACACCAAAAAGACTTCCAAAACAGCTATTGGACTGGGTACCCGCGGGAAAAAAGGGGAGAGGAAGACCGAGGAAAAGTTGGAGGGAAGGCATCTACGAGGAAATGCAGGAAAGAGGACTGGAAAAGAACGAATGGATTGACCGTGCCGAATGGAGACTAGGTATCGCAAGACGTCGGAGCACGTTGTAA